From Humisphaera borealis, the proteins below share one genomic window:
- a CDS encoding alpha/beta hydrolase family protein, which produces MLSHTFRFFMTYGLSVSLGSLALAIPLSAQPLPGTAPLDDPSDQAMAMVESIDAYLMKAIADAPADRAKQWVVDTSSVEAYAKSVAERRRQLAGIVGLSDARPVFDGPELIATTKSPALVVKSAAFEIQAVRWPAVSANGITTIWGEGLLLSPVGRKPIATVIAIPDADQTPEQIAGIAPGVAEGSQFARRLAESGCRVIVPALVDRDDTFSTPLSGQKTNQPHREYIYRPAFQMGRTVIGYEIQKVLAIVDWLSREELNPSVGVIGYGEGGLLALYAGAIDERIDTVGVSGYFGPRDGLWQEPIYRNLQGLLQTFGDAEIGSLICPRKLVIDKAQGPQIAGPPAVRDGRRGAAPGKLLPIDPVAVGHEIARMNKLTGDLPPFVHVVNPEDGQPVSEPVLKAFLRPFGVSVAPLDPAPPKPTGAAGDPRARQKRLVEQMTAHTQQIVRDAEKARAVFMQPVDLRSREVGKFLTSVEPFRQRFDREQMAILPPSKDAPRVRSKRLYDEPKFVGYSVRIDSGNGIFAQGILLLPKDLKPGEKRPVVVCQHGLDGRPENLADPKIDHRAYHQVGVKLAERGFVVYCPQNPYIGEEKFRVLSRKAGPLGLTLWSFIVFQHRMTTDWLAGQPFVDKDRIAFYGLSYGGKTAMRIPAVIPRYCLSICSGDFNEWTWKCTSLDFRSGYPGTHEYEIYEWNLGNTFGYAEMAALIAPRPFMVERGHRDGVAPDEWVAYEYAKVRRMYADLKIPDRTEIEFFDGPHEIHGVGTFAFLHKHLNWPEPGGAK; this is translated from the coding sequence GTGCTTTCACATACGTTCCGATTCTTCATGACCTACGGCTTGTCGGTCTCACTGGGCTCGCTGGCCCTCGCGATTCCATTGTCCGCTCAACCCCTGCCCGGCACCGCACCCCTCGACGACCCTTCCGACCAGGCGATGGCGATGGTCGAATCGATCGACGCTTATCTCATGAAGGCGATCGCCGACGCGCCGGCGGATCGGGCGAAGCAGTGGGTCGTCGATACCTCGAGCGTGGAGGCGTACGCCAAGTCCGTCGCAGAGCGGCGCAGGCAACTGGCGGGCATCGTCGGCCTATCCGATGCGCGGCCGGTGTTTGACGGTCCGGAGCTCATCGCGACGACCAAATCCCCCGCGCTCGTCGTTAAGTCGGCGGCGTTCGAGATTCAGGCCGTCCGCTGGCCGGCCGTGAGCGCCAATGGCATCACCACGATCTGGGGCGAAGGGCTGCTGCTGTCGCCGGTCGGCCGCAAACCGATCGCGACGGTCATCGCGATTCCCGACGCCGACCAGACGCCCGAGCAAATCGCCGGCATCGCGCCCGGCGTCGCTGAAGGTTCGCAGTTCGCCCGTCGACTGGCCGAGTCGGGCTGCCGGGTGATCGTGCCGGCACTGGTCGATCGCGACGACACCTTTTCGACGCCGCTCAGCGGCCAGAAGACCAACCAGCCCCACCGCGAATACATCTACCGCCCCGCGTTTCAGATGGGGCGGACCGTCATCGGCTACGAGATCCAGAAGGTGCTCGCGATCGTCGATTGGCTCAGTCGGGAAGAGCTGAACCCCAGCGTCGGCGTCATCGGTTACGGCGAAGGGGGACTGCTCGCGCTCTACGCCGGGGCGATCGACGAGCGGATCGATACCGTCGGCGTGAGCGGCTACTTCGGCCCGCGCGACGGGCTCTGGCAGGAGCCGATCTACCGCAACCTGCAAGGCCTGCTGCAAACCTTTGGCGATGCCGAGATCGGCTCGCTCATCTGCCCGCGAAAGCTGGTGATCGACAAGGCGCAGGGACCGCAGATCGCCGGGCCGCCGGCCGTCCGCGACGGTCGTCGCGGGGCCGCACCGGGCAAGCTCTTGCCGATCGATCCGGTCGCCGTCGGGCACGAGATCGCGCGGATGAACAAGCTCACCGGCGATCTTCCGCCGTTCGTGCATGTGGTGAACCCGGAAGACGGCCAGCCGGTGAGCGAGCCGGTGCTCAAGGCATTCCTGCGGCCGTTCGGGGTGAGCGTTGCTCCGCTCGATCCGGCGCCGCCGAAACCGACAGGCGCTGCGGGTGACCCCCGCGCGCGACAGAAACGGCTCGTCGAGCAGATGACCGCCCACACGCAGCAGATCGTCCGCGACGCCGAGAAGGCGCGGGCGGTTTTCATGCAGCCGGTCGATCTGAGGAGCCGGGAAGTCGGCAAGTTTCTAACGTCGGTCGAGCCGTTTCGGCAGCGGTTCGACCGCGAGCAGATGGCCATCCTGCCGCCGTCGAAGGATGCTCCCAGGGTTCGCTCGAAGCGGCTCTACGACGAGCCGAAGTTCGTTGGCTACTCCGTCCGGATCGATTCGGGCAACGGCATCTTCGCGCAGGGGATTCTGCTGCTGCCAAAGGACCTCAAGCCCGGCGAGAAACGCCCGGTCGTCGTCTGCCAGCACGGGCTCGACGGCCGGCCGGAGAACCTGGCCGATCCGAAAATCGACCACCGGGCGTATCACCAGGTCGGTGTGAAGTTGGCCGAGCGCGGCTTTGTCGTCTACTGCCCGCAGAACCCTTACATCGGCGAGGAAAAGTTCCGCGTGCTGTCCCGCAAGGCCGGCCCGCTGGGGCTCACGCTTTGGTCGTTCATCGTCTTCCAGCACCGCATGACGACGGACTGGCTCGCCGGTCAGCCGTTCGTCGACAAGGACCGCATCGCGTTCTACGGGCTGAGCTACGGCGGAAAGACGGCGATGCGCATTCCCGCCGTCATTCCCCGCTACTGTCTGTCGATCTGTTCTGGCGACTTCAACGAGTGGACGTGGAAGTGCACGTCGCTCGATTTCCGATCGGGCTATCCGGGCACACACGAGTACGAGATTTACGAGTGGAACCTGGGGAACACGTTCGGCTACGCCGAGATGGCGGCGCTGATCGCCCCCCGGCCGTTCATGGTCGAGCGCGGCCACCGCGACGGCGTCGCCCCCGACGAGTGGGTGGCATACGAGTACGCCAAGGTCCGCCGAATGTACGCCGACCTGAAAATCCCAGACAGGACCGAGATCGAGTTCTTCGACGGCCCGCACGAGATCCACGGCGTCGGGACGTTCGCGTTCCTCCACAAACACCTGAACTGGCCGGAGCCGGGTGGAGCGAAGTAG
- a CDS encoding DUF502 domain-containing protein: MPPVVPARTSFGEDFRRFFVRGLATLMPTLITIWLLTWLWNFLWNSIGQHVIFGIRWVWLQLAEAKVIDYVPAGYIRHAMDDEKFSVRILGVGLAILLVYIIGVLVGNLIGRWFYRLGESAVMKVPLIRAIYPAVKQVTDFVLADKKTNKFAASRVVAVQARAQGIWSIGFVTNQGYGPLNEATRGDMVTVFIPSTPTAFSGYVIVAHRESTVELPLTVEEAMRLLLSGGVIVPPPSKEQDADALPDMPAGAIAARSPAELQALVESAGRKTAG, from the coding sequence ATGCCACCAGTCGTTCCGGCCAGAACATCCTTCGGCGAAGACTTCCGGCGCTTCTTTGTGCGCGGATTGGCGACGCTGATGCCCACGCTGATCACGATCTGGCTGTTGACCTGGCTTTGGAACTTCCTCTGGAACTCCATCGGACAGCATGTGATTTTCGGCATCCGGTGGGTCTGGCTCCAGTTGGCCGAGGCGAAGGTTATCGATTACGTGCCGGCGGGATACATCCGCCATGCGATGGACGACGAAAAGTTTTCCGTCCGCATCCTGGGTGTCGGGCTGGCGATTCTGCTGGTCTACATCATCGGTGTGCTGGTGGGCAACCTGATCGGCCGGTGGTTTTATCGCCTCGGTGAATCGGCCGTGATGAAGGTCCCGCTGATCCGGGCGATCTACCCGGCGGTCAAGCAGGTGACCGACTTCGTGCTGGCGGACAAGAAAACGAACAAGTTCGCGGCGAGCCGGGTCGTCGCGGTGCAGGCGCGGGCCCAAGGCATCTGGTCGATCGGATTCGTGACCAACCAGGGCTACGGACCGCTAAACGAAGCAACCCGCGGCGACATGGTGACGGTCTTCATCCCTTCGACGCCGACGGCGTTCAGCGGATATGTGATCGTCGCCCACCGCGAATCGACGGTGGAACTACCACTGACGGTCGAAGAAGCGATGAGGCTGTTGCTGTCGGGTGGCGTGATCGTTCCGCCCCCCTCGAAGGAGCAGGATGCCGACGCCCTGCCGGACATGCCAGCAGGTGCAATCGCTGCTCGAAGCCCGGCAGAGTTGCAGGCACTGGTGGAATCGGCCGGAAGGAAGACGGCTGGTTAA
- the hpf gene encoding ribosome hibernation-promoting factor, HPF/YfiA family, which produces MIITISGRHMDVTPALKTFAEEKAGKLTRYYDRIQEIEVILDAGKGGTNVEMIVNAEHNDVFIAKDNAEGDAYAQIDACVGKLERQLSEHKKKHRNRKHPE; this is translated from the coding sequence ATGATTATCACGATCTCAGGTCGCCACATGGATGTGACCCCCGCGCTTAAGACGTTTGCCGAGGAGAAGGCTGGCAAACTGACCCGCTACTACGACCGCATCCAGGAAATCGAAGTGATCCTGGACGCCGGAAAAGGTGGCACGAATGTGGAAATGATCGTCAACGCCGAGCACAACGACGTCTTCATCGCCAAGGACAACGCTGAAGGCGATGCGTACGCCCAGATCGATGCATGCGTAGGCAAGCTCGAGCGTCAGTTGTCCGAACACAAGAAGAAGCACCGGAACCGTAAGCATCCGGAATGA
- a CDS encoding PTS sugar transporter subunit IIA, which yields MKLKEFIVADAIVAELKSNDRDGVINELVTSLADAGAITKDAVPALVAALIKREQNGSTGFGKGVAVPHVKHAGVTKMVGTVGRSVSGVDFAALDHQPVYSVVLLLSPENQPQQHLQAMNIVFSNLQKDMFRRFLRQSDTREKILDLIDEADAGK from the coding sequence ATGAAACTGAAAGAATTCATCGTCGCCGACGCCATCGTCGCCGAGCTGAAGTCGAACGATCGTGACGGCGTCATCAATGAGCTGGTGACGTCACTGGCCGATGCCGGGGCAATCACCAAGGATGCCGTCCCGGCGCTGGTGGCGGCGCTGATCAAGCGTGAGCAGAACGGCTCCACCGGGTTCGGTAAAGGCGTTGCCGTGCCTCACGTGAAGCACGCGGGCGTGACCAAGATGGTCGGCACGGTGGGTCGCAGCGTATCGGGCGTCGATTTCGCCGCCCTTGACCATCAGCCGGTCTACAGCGTGGTGTTGCTGCTCAGCCCCGAGAACCAGCCACAGCAGCACCTGCAGGCGATGAATATCGTTTTCAGCAATCTGCAGAAGGATATGTTCCGGCGGTTCCTGCGGCAGAGCGACACGCGGGAGAAGATCCTGGATCTGATCGACGAAGCCGACGCGGGCAAGTGA
- a CDS encoding HPr family phosphocarrier protein translates to MPFVSRDIVVSNKLGLHARPAMQFVDLANQFASNITVRKAAIPAGANPDEQPAEDAVDADGKSVMQMIILAATEGTTLKIEAEGEDAEKAVRELAELFDSKFGEE, encoded by the coding sequence ATGCCTTTCGTCTCCCGCGACATCGTCGTCAGCAACAAGCTGGGTTTGCACGCCCGGCCGGCGATGCAGTTCGTCGATCTGGCCAACCAGTTCGCGAGCAACATCACCGTCCGCAAGGCGGCGATACCTGCCGGAGCGAACCCGGACGAGCAGCCCGCCGAAGATGCGGTGGATGCCGACGGCAAGAGCGTGATGCAGATGATCATCCTCGCCGCGACGGAGGGAACCACCCTCAAGATCGAGGCCGAAGGCGAAGACGCGGAAAAAGCGGTGCGTGAATTGGCAGAACTGTTTGACAGCAAGTTCGGAGAAGAGTGA
- the ptsP gene encoding phosphoenolpyruvate--protein phosphotransferase, protein MEIKKGISVAPGVVIATAVVLDAEDLVVPKRHIDASEVAREIQRLSDAIGQAVVDLTKLRDEVTATAGKEIGGIFDVHLGVLRDRTLVNSVLTEIQAQQITAEYAVSVVMRKYRSKFATMSDRYMQERVKDIDDIEKRLLRVLIGQKHQDLAHLDQPVVVIAHDLLPSQTAALDRKHVVGFATDVGGRTSHTAIVARAMGIPAVVGLGNITSEASGGDTVIIDGTRGYVIVNPDAEQLAEHREAGRKFIAHENTLKGIAKQPAITKDGHAVILQANIEFASDIDDAVAHGAEGIGLYRTEFLYLASTKEPTEEDHYAAYAEAIRRLGGKPLVIRTLDLGADKYTQDRAANPERNPFLGDRSIRMCLHDIPMFKRQLRAIMRASVLGDVRVMFPMICTLMELRQARMILNDVMEELEDEGVEFRRDIPIGMMVEVPSVAIMPDVFAKEVNFFSIGTNDLIQYTLAVDRTNEKVAGLFCPAHPAVLKLIRDVIRAGSRNGISVSVCGEMAGDPLYTLLLLGLGLNNFSMNGPDVPEVKKVIRSTTIEHARQVARRVMSFDSERQVMHFLREETRKIIPDAF, encoded by the coding sequence ATGGAGATCAAGAAAGGCATCAGTGTCGCGCCCGGCGTGGTGATTGCCACGGCCGTTGTGCTGGACGCGGAAGACCTGGTCGTCCCCAAGCGTCATATTGACGCTTCGGAGGTCGCTCGGGAGATCCAGCGTCTGAGTGATGCCATTGGCCAGGCCGTCGTCGATCTCACCAAGCTGCGCGACGAAGTCACTGCGACGGCGGGCAAGGAAATCGGCGGCATTTTCGACGTCCACCTGGGGGTGCTCCGCGACCGCACGCTGGTGAACAGCGTTCTCACCGAGATCCAGGCGCAGCAGATCACCGCCGAGTACGCGGTTTCGGTCGTCATGCGCAAGTACCGGTCGAAGTTCGCGACAATGTCCGACCGCTACATGCAGGAGCGCGTCAAGGACATCGACGACATCGAGAAGCGGCTGCTTCGCGTGCTGATCGGCCAGAAGCACCAGGACCTGGCGCACCTCGACCAGCCGGTGGTGGTGATTGCCCACGACCTGCTCCCCAGTCAGACAGCCGCACTCGACCGCAAACACGTTGTGGGGTTTGCCACCGACGTCGGCGGCCGCACAAGCCATACGGCGATCGTCGCCCGGGCGATGGGCATCCCGGCGGTGGTCGGCCTGGGGAACATCACGTCCGAAGCCAGCGGCGGCGACACGGTCATCATCGACGGCACTCGCGGTTACGTCATCGTCAACCCCGACGCCGAGCAGCTCGCCGAGCACCGCGAGGCCGGCCGCAAGTTCATCGCTCACGAGAACACCCTCAAGGGCATTGCCAAGCAGCCGGCGATCACCAAGGACGGGCACGCGGTCATCCTGCAGGCGAACATCGAGTTCGCATCCGACATCGATGACGCGGTCGCCCATGGTGCCGAAGGGATCGGCCTCTACCGGACCGAGTTCCTCTACCTCGCGAGCACGAAGGAACCGACCGAAGAGGACCACTACGCGGCATACGCCGAGGCGATCCGCCGGCTCGGCGGCAAGCCCCTGGTCATTCGCACGCTGGACCTGGGCGCCGACAAGTACACCCAGGACCGCGCGGCCAACCCGGAGCGCAACCCGTTCCTGGGGGACCGCAGCATCCGGATGTGCCTGCACGACATCCCGATGTTCAAGCGGCAGTTGCGTGCGATCATGCGCGCGAGCGTTTTGGGCGACGTGCGGGTAATGTTTCCGATGATCTGCACGCTGATGGAACTGCGGCAGGCGCGGATGATTCTCAACGATGTCATGGAAGAGCTCGAAGACGAGGGAGTCGAGTTCCGCCGCGACATTCCGATCGGCATGATGGTCGAGGTCCCCAGCGTGGCGATCATGCCCGATGTGTTTGCCAAGGAGGTCAACTTTTTCTCGATCGGGACCAACGACCTGATCCAGTACACCCTTGCCGTCGACCGGACCAACGAGAAGGTGGCGGGGTTGTTTTGCCCCGCTCATCCGGCGGTGCTGAAACTGATACGTGATGTCATTCGCGCCGGCTCGCGCAACGGTATCAGTGTGAGTGTTTGCGGAGAGATGGCCGGCGATCCCTTGTACACCCTGCTGTTGTTGGGACTGGGCTTGAACAACTTCAGCATGAACGGACCGGACGTTCCGGAGGTCAAAAAGGTTATCCGTTCGACCACGATTGAACACGCCCGACAGGTCGCACGCCGAGTCATGAGCTTTGACAGCGAGCGGCAGGTCATGCACTTTCTCCGCGAGGAAACGCGGAAGATTATTCCAGACGCTTTTTAA
- a CDS encoding Rne/Rng family ribonuclease gives MAKEMLINVSEGEECRIALVEDGRLEELYIERTSSTSHVGNIYKGKVTNVEASIQAAFIDFGLGRNGFLHVSDLLPDYFGKKGEDVEEYVGKKMARRDRPPIQRCLRRGDEITVQVIKEGIGTKGPTLSSYLSVSGKMLVMMPGVSGRGVSRKIEDDQERRRLKQILDSLDPPEDCGFIIRTEAVGKSKTDIERDLKYLARLWEQMKKKRDASNGPTELYTEGDLVTRTIRDVFNTDVDRVIVDNADVAERVRDVVRLTSPKGQDKVEVHDSPIPMLHKYGIERDIELMYSRHVPLPSGGSLVIDSTEAVVAIDVNSGKFRDHSDAETTAFKTDMEAADEICRQLKLRDLGGVIICDFIDLRYERHRRDLEQRIVDNFKNDRAKTKVLRMSQFGIIEITRQRMRPSLKRSVYFDCPHCKGAGLVKTPESMSLDVMRRLAIAMNDLKVFRAELAVCGDVAIYLNNKKRRALADLEDRTKKRVLVKTDPTLGIDEMRLDLYDNRDGMVLLPELSDVLTSHPHTSQLHTRPPGKHAPGSPGGGRGDARRGSGSRSPEQRRQERERELADDRLEFDDEEREQHGEPRRDERPRDEQGREERGRDERGRDERKPEGRGNRDRKEPRRDDSRRDEPRRDEPRRDDRPARPDNRGGPRDRQSPQQGGRGEARPDRQGERRDGGGREGGGRDGGLRDGGPRDGAARDGGQRDGRRDQRDPRDRDRPQRQDNREDSRGPRNDAPRGERPQGKPPRAELPAGGPPADVAGDVHGEGSGENGGENGGENGGRRRRRRRRRGRGRGQGQGQGPNSNEPLTAFGDYPEEGDRPAGEAPFGDEDQYEEGAEAGEGEDAEEVAQSDDGRRDNRDARNDRGGQRNDRREFPKPPPRQADEPSGPTDEHRDDDDDLGPAPEPVESGYEEEYDYGDDEEDADTSEDRPADEGVRADVAARDQREPGEPAVPEVTDTPRVEVTAESQAPVVQAPAEAEAETPADGEKPRRRGTSGRAKSGAAAAKKPAATGRGGKAAPAKPAAKAAPAKAKGKATAAPAASKKRTGKKSDDKPTDAPRARIAEASPAVVKRRGADKHLVAEPETEAESTPEVEVEPIADIAPPTPRRSRTYRDLDAIPDDYD, from the coding sequence GTGGCCAAAGAAATGCTGATTAACGTCTCCGAGGGCGAAGAATGCCGAATCGCCCTCGTCGAAGACGGCCGACTTGAAGAGCTTTACATCGAACGCACCAGTTCGACCTCTCACGTCGGCAACATCTACAAGGGAAAAGTCACCAACGTCGAAGCGAGCATCCAGGCCGCATTCATCGACTTCGGCCTCGGCCGCAATGGCTTCCTCCACGTTTCCGACCTGCTGCCCGACTACTTCGGTAAGAAGGGCGAAGACGTCGAGGAGTACGTTGGCAAGAAGATGGCCCGCCGCGACCGGCCGCCCATTCAACGTTGCCTCCGCCGAGGCGATGAAATCACCGTGCAGGTAATCAAGGAAGGCATCGGCACCAAGGGGCCGACCCTCAGCAGCTACCTGTCGGTCAGCGGCAAAATGCTGGTGATGATGCCGGGTGTCAGCGGTCGTGGCGTCAGCCGCAAGATCGAAGACGACCAGGAACGCCGCCGGCTCAAGCAGATCCTCGATTCGCTCGATCCGCCGGAAGACTGCGGGTTCATCATCCGGACCGAAGCAGTCGGCAAGAGCAAGACCGACATCGAGCGCGACCTAAAGTACCTCGCTCGGCTCTGGGAGCAGATGAAGAAGAAGCGGGACGCGAGCAACGGCCCGACCGAGCTCTACACCGAAGGCGACCTGGTCACCCGGACCATCCGCGACGTGTTTAACACCGATGTCGATCGCGTGATCGTCGACAACGCCGATGTCGCCGAGCGCGTGCGCGATGTCGTCCGCCTGACGAGCCCCAAGGGCCAGGACAAGGTCGAGGTTCACGACAGCCCGATCCCGATGCTGCACAAGTACGGCATCGAGCGGGACATCGAGCTGATGTACAGCCGGCACGTGCCGCTGCCCAGCGGCGGCTCGCTGGTGATTGACTCGACCGAGGCCGTCGTGGCGATCGACGTCAACAGCGGCAAGTTCCGCGACCACTCCGACGCCGAGACCACCGCCTTCAAGACCGACATGGAAGCAGCCGACGAGATTTGCCGGCAGCTCAAGCTGCGGGATCTGGGCGGCGTGATCATCTGCGACTTCATCGACCTGCGCTACGAGCGGCACCGCCGCGATCTGGAACAGCGCATCGTCGACAACTTCAAGAACGACCGCGCCAAGACCAAGGTGCTTCGGATGAGCCAGTTCGGCATCATCGAGATCACCCGTCAACGGATGCGGCCTTCGCTCAAACGGTCGGTGTACTTCGATTGCCCGCACTGCAAGGGTGCCGGGCTCGTCAAGACGCCCGAAAGCATGAGCCTGGATGTCATGCGCCGCTTGGCGATCGCGATGAACGACCTGAAGGTGTTCCGCGCGGAGCTGGCCGTCTGCGGCGACGTGGCGATCTATCTGAACAACAAGAAGCGCCGGGCGCTGGCCGACCTGGAAGACCGCACGAAAAAGCGCGTGCTGGTGAAGACCGACCCGACGCTCGGCATCGACGAGATGCGGCTCGATCTGTACGACAACCGCGACGGCATGGTGCTGCTGCCGGAACTCAGCGACGTGCTGACGAGCCACCCGCACACCAGCCAGTTGCACACCCGCCCGCCGGGCAAGCACGCCCCGGGCAGCCCCGGTGGCGGTCGCGGCGACGCGCGTCGGGGTAGCGGCAGCAGGTCTCCCGAACAGCGACGCCAGGAACGCGAACGCGAGCTGGCCGATGACCGCCTGGAGTTCGACGACGAGGAACGTGAACAGCACGGCGAACCACGTCGCGACGAACGTCCGCGCGACGAACAGGGTCGGGAAGAGCGGGGCCGTGACGAACGGGGCCGTGACGAACGCAAACCCGAAGGTCGCGGCAACCGCGACCGCAAAGAGCCGCGCCGAGATGATTCTCGGCGTGACGAACCGCGACGGGATGAACCGCGCAGGGACGATCGTCCGGCCCGGCCGGACAACCGAGGCGGGCCACGCGATCGCCAGTCGCCGCAACAGGGCGGCCGGGGCGAAGCGCGTCCCGACCGCCAGGGCGAACGCCGCGATGGCGGCGGGCGCGAAGGTGGCGGCCGTGACGGCGGTCTCCGTGATGGCGGTCCCCGTGACGGTGCGGCCCGAGATGGCGGCCAGCGAGACGGCCGACGCGACCAGCGCGATCCCCGGGATCGCGACCGCCCGCAGCGGCAGGACAATCGCGAAGACAGCCGCGGACCCCGAAACGACGCCCCGCGCGGCGAACGCCCGCAGGGCAAGCCGCCCCGCGCCGAACTGCCGGCCGGCGGCCCGCCCGCCGACGTCGCAGGCGATGTCCATGGCGAAGGTAGTGGTGAGAACGGCGGCGAGAATGGAGGCGAGAACGGCGGACGTCGTCGTCGCCGCCGTCGTCGTCGCGGTCGCGGCCGAGGCCAGGGTCAGGGCCAGGGACCGAACTCGAATGAGCCGTTGACAGCGTTCGGCGACTACCCGGAGGAAGGCGACCGCCCCGCCGGCGAAGCCCCGTTCGGCGACGAAGACCAGTACGAAGAAGGCGCCGAAGCCGGTGAAGGCGAGGACGCCGAGGAAGTCGCCCAGAGCGACGACGGTCGCCGCGACAACCGCGACGCCCGTAACGATCGAGGCGGCCAGCGCAACGATCGCCGCGAGTTCCCCAAGCCGCCGCCCCGTCAGGCCGACGAGCCGTCCGGTCCGACGGACGAACATCGCGATGACGACGACGACCTCGGTCCTGCACCCGAGCCGGTCGAGTCGGGATATGAGGAAGAGTACGACTACGGCGACGACGAAGAAGACGCCGATACGTCGGAAGATCGCCCGGCGGACGAAGGCGTTCGTGCCGACGTCGCAGCGCGTGACCAACGAGAGCCCGGCGAACCGGCTGTACCCGAAGTGACCGATACGCCCCGCGTGGAGGTCACGGCCGAGTCGCAAGCCCCGGTCGTCCAAGCTCCGGCAGAGGCCGAAGCCGAGACACCCGCCGACGGCGAAAAGCCCCGGCGACGAGGCACGTCGGGTCGAGCCAAGTCCGGTGCAGCGGCGGCGAAGAAGCCGGCCGCGACCGGTCGAGGTGGCAAGGCTGCCCCGGCCAAGCCGGCGGCCAAAGCCGCTCCGGCAAAAGCCAAGGGCAAGGCCACGGCGGCACCAGCGGCTTCCAAGAAGCGGACGGGCAAGAAGTCGGACGACAAGCCGACGGATGCACCGCGTGCCCGGATCGCCGAGGCGTCACCGGCAGTGGTAAAGCGTCGCGGTGCCGACAAGCACCTCGTCGCCGAGCCCGAGACCGAGGCCGAGTCGACGCCCGAAGTCGAAGTCGAACCCATCGCCGATATCGCCCCGCCGACCCCACGCCGGTCGCGGACGTATCGTGATCTCGACGCGATCCCGGACGACTACGATTGA
- the bshB1 gene encoding bacillithiol biosynthesis deacetylase BshB1 produces the protein MARFLVFGPHPDDQELGMGGTIAKLHRQGHYVHLVDMTNGEPTPHGTIEIRARESADAARALGVERSLVGLKNREVQHTIEARHKVAAVIRAHRPDVLFVPFPTDAHPDHVAVTRICEDARFDAKLSKTSIPGDPWHPKRIIYYFCTHLRMSFQPTFCIDISDTIDQKMQSIACYPSQFGHQPAVTDMVKGISAYFGGRIGTAHAEPFFTYEVLGLGGLDQLV, from the coding sequence ATGGCACGCTTTCTCGTATTCGGTCCGCACCCCGACGATCAGGAACTTGGCATGGGCGGCACCATCGCCAAGCTGCACCGGCAGGGGCACTACGTTCATCTTGTGGACATGACCAATGGCGAGCCGACGCCACACGGTACTATTGAGATTCGCGCCAGGGAATCCGCCGACGCCGCCCGGGCGCTTGGTGTTGAGCGGTCGCTGGTGGGGCTGAAGAACCGCGAAGTTCAGCATACGATCGAAGCACGCCACAAGGTTGCGGCGGTTATTCGGGCACACCGACCTGACGTCTTGTTTGTTCCCTTTCCGACCGACGCGCACCCCGATCATGTCGCAGTCACACGGATCTGCGAGGACGCGCGCTTCGACGCGAAGTTGTCCAAGACGTCGATACCGGGTGATCCGTGGCATCCGAAGCGAATCATCTACTACTTCTGCACGCACCTCCGGATGAGCTTTCAGCCGACGTTTTGCATCGACATCAGCGACACCATCGACCAGAAGATGCAATCGATCGCGTGTTACCCGTCGCAGTTCGGGCACCAGCCGGCCGTGACGGACATGGTTAAGGGGATCAGTGCCTACTTCGGTGGACGGATCGGAACGGCGCACGCCGAGCCATTCTTTACTTATGAAGTCCTCGGCCTGGGCGGGTTGGATCAACTGGTTTAG